In Pseudomonas lalkuanensis, the following are encoded in one genomic region:
- the yfcD gene encoding NUDIX hydrolase YfcD, with protein MAIDAREAAHRAASDAERVAWVDEQDRSLGGLPRAEVRERGLISRGTFILLFNSAGQLCVHRRTLSKALYPGYWDVAAGGMVQEGEDYAESAARELEEELGVGGVPLREHGRFYFDEPGNRLWGAVFSAVSDAPLKLQPEEVMEARFMSVDEALAVEPCCPDSLKALKLYLASF; from the coding sequence ATGGCCATCGACGCGCGCGAGGCGGCCCATCGCGCCGCCTCGGATGCCGAGCGGGTCGCCTGGGTCGACGAGCAGGACCGCTCCCTCGGCGGACTGCCCCGCGCCGAGGTGCGCGAGCGCGGGCTGATCTCCCGGGGCACCTTCATCCTGCTGTTCAACTCCGCCGGCCAGCTCTGTGTGCATCGCCGCACCCTGAGCAAGGCGCTGTACCCGGGCTACTGGGACGTGGCCGCTGGCGGCATGGTGCAGGAAGGCGAGGACTACGCCGAATCCGCCGCCCGCGAACTGGAAGAAGAACTCGGCGTCGGTGGGGTGCCGCTGCGCGAGCATGGCCGCTTCTATTTCGACGAACCGGGCAACCGCCTCTGGGGCGCGGTGTTTTCCGCCGTGTCCGACGCGCCGCTGAAACTGCAGCCGGAAGAAGTGATGGAAGCGCGCTTCATGTCGGTGGACGAGGCGCTGGCCGTCGAGCCCTGCTGCCCCGACTCTCTCAAGGCGCTGAAGCTGTACCTCGCGTCCTTTTAG
- a CDS encoding DUF2333 family protein: protein MLDWKKRMGDARERVDDSVDDVRSYLGGMWMSRALGSLLVIYLIACVVVGWYWSREPDLFPVQQNAQAAADRAGRQMVSGYTTVETLKTVAQTLLDKSGGYVSNDLAPPGLWLDNMPSWEYGVLVQVRDLSRALRKDFARSQSQSTEDPDLAKAEPRFNFDNKSWALPASESEYREGIRSLDRYLARLANPNQPNAQFYTRADNLNNWLGDVATRLGSLSQRLSASVGRVRLNTDISPEAAAASGKVPEVSEEIVETPWLQIDNVFYEARGQAWALSHILRAIEVDFADVLAKKNATISVRQIIRELEAAQEPLWSPMVLNGSGYGVLANHSLVMANYISRANAAVIDLRQLLEQG, encoded by the coding sequence ATGCTGGACTGGAAGAAGCGTATGGGCGATGCGCGTGAGCGCGTCGATGATTCGGTTGACGATGTGCGCAGCTACCTCGGTGGCATGTGGATGAGTCGCGCCCTCGGCAGCCTGCTGGTGATCTACCTGATCGCCTGCGTGGTGGTGGGCTGGTACTGGAGCCGCGAGCCCGACCTCTTCCCCGTGCAGCAGAACGCCCAGGCCGCCGCCGATCGTGCCGGCCGCCAGATGGTCAGTGGCTATACCACCGTGGAAACCCTCAAGACCGTTGCCCAGACCCTGCTGGACAAGAGCGGCGGCTACGTCTCCAACGACCTGGCCCCGCCCGGTCTCTGGCTGGACAACATGCCGAGCTGGGAGTACGGCGTGCTGGTCCAGGTGCGTGACCTGTCCCGCGCCCTGCGCAAGGACTTCGCCCGCTCCCAGTCACAGTCCACCGAAGACCCGGACCTGGCCAAGGCCGAACCGCGCTTCAACTTCGACAACAAGAGCTGGGCGCTGCCGGCGTCCGAGTCCGAGTACCGGGAAGGCATCCGTTCGCTGGATCGCTACCTGGCCCGCCTGGCCAACCCGAACCAGCCCAACGCCCAGTTCTATACCCGCGCCGACAACCTGAACAACTGGCTGGGCGACGTCGCCACCCGCCTGGGTTCGCTGTCCCAGCGCCTGTCCGCCAGCGTCGGCCGCGTGCGCCTGAACACCGATATCAGCCCGGAAGCCGCCGCCGCCTCGGGCAAGGTGCCGGAAGTGAGCGAAGAGATCGTCGAGACCCCCTGGCTGCAGATCGACAACGTCTTCTATGAAGCCCGCGGCCAGGCCTGGGCGCTGTCCCACATCCTGCGCGCCATCGAAGTCGACTTCGCCGATGTGCTGGCGAAGAAGAACGCCACCATCAGCGTGCGCCAGATCATCCGTGAACTGGAGGCCGCCCAGGAGCCGCTGTGGAGCCCGATGGTGCTCAACGGCAGCGGCTACGGCGTGCTGGCCAACCACTCGCTGGTGATGGCCAACTACATTTCCCGCGCCAACGCCGCGGTGATCGACCTGCGTCAGCTGCTGGAGCAGGGCTGA